The Ignavibacteria bacterium genome contains the following window.
ATCTCAAATACTCCTTTCGGTCTTCAGCGTAATAAATTCTGCCAGATTGATAAAAAATAAAAAGCAGAAATACTAGAATATTTACGGCATTTAAAAAATTGTTTAAGTTATCTGAGATGTAAAATCCATATTGAAGAATAAAAGTAGAAAAAGCGAGCAGAGCAATAAATAAAAGAAATCTGCCAGAATATTTTTCAAAAAATGATCTCATATTTTTAAGCTCTTATTTAGTGTCAAGAATAATTGGTAATCCATCTTTGCCTGCGCCAATGATAACAATTTTAGAATTGGGAGATTGTGCTAGTTTTTCAGTTGCCTCAATTCCTTTCCATCTTAAAAGTGGTTCGCTTATTCCTCGAGTTACTATATCCTGAAAATCTGCAATTCCCTTAGCTTCAATTCTTTTTCTTTGTGCTTCCTGTTCTTCTTTTTGCAAGATAAATTGCATTCGTTGACTTTCCTGCTCAGCTTGTAATTTTGCTTCAATTGCTTTCGATAGTCCTTCGGGAAGAATAACTTTTCTCAAAGGTGTTGATTCAATTGTAATCCCTCTATCACTCACGCTTTTTGATAATTCTGCCTTAATTAACTGTGCAAGCTGTTCTCTTTCTGATGTGTATAGAGCTTTTGCCTCATAACTTGCTGTCACTCCTCGACAAACTGATCTGAAATTTGGAATTAGAATTATTTGGGCATAGTTTTCACCAATTGTTTTGTAGACTAAAGAAGCTTTATCAGGATTTAAATGAAACAAAACAGAAATCTCCAATCCCACAGTCAATCCTTCTTTTGATGGAACATCCATATCTTCTTTGATTTCTTGGGTCTTAACTGAGAACTTAACAACTTTAGCAAGTGGATTTACAAAGTTAATTCCTGATTTTAATGTATTATCCGATACAACTCCGAAGAAATCAACAACACCAACATGACCTGCTGGAATAACCGTAAAACATTGACCAAGACTGAGCAAGCCAAAAACCACTATTCCGATTGGTGAAAATTTTTTAAATGGATTGTCGATTAATTTTTTTGATCTAAAATAAATTACAATTGATAGAATAAAAAGGGAAAACCATATCAAAAAAACCATAAAACCTCCTTTGATTGATAAACCTAATTAAAAAATTTAATGGGAAGAATTTGATGTGTTCAGTAATAAGATTCATAGTTGCACAAAATTAATCAAAAAAAGAGAATGAAAATCAAGCATCTAACATTGATTTTATTTTAGTAATCGTAAGGGGTGCCGAGCCTTCGTAATGATTGTTTACATTGATGTAGGTATCAATTTTTCTTTTTTCTAGATCTTGTAAAATCTCTACGATATGTCGCAATTCCTCATCTTTTGGATAGATAATCTTATTCCAATTTCCTCCGCTTTTTTCTTCAATATCTTCACGATTTGGTCCATGGAGCCGAATTACCACTTTGTCTTGAATATATTGACCATATTTATCATAAATTTCCCAGATTGGAGGCATATAATAACCTTGTAAAAAAACATTAAAAATTTTCATCTCGTTGAGAAATTCAAAATAAATTTCATTTAGATAATTGGGATTTCGTAATTCGATGGCAAGTGGAATTTTAGTATCTATCGATTGAAAAAATTTTTTGAGATGGGCAAGAAAATCAATTTGAGATTTCATTTTTTGTTTATTTAAATACTCAAATTGGAACATCAGCATTCCAACTTTCGGCAATAGTTCTGAAATAGAATTAAGAAATTCATTAAACAATTCAATCGAGAGAAAAAATTTATTAGAAATTAATTCAGCTTTTTTATCTCTATTATAATGATGAGTGAGTGTAATGCTGTTTGGGATCTTAATTGTAAATCTGAATTTTTCTGGTGTTGATTGTGCATATTCTATTACATCTTTCCGAGCTGGTAATTTAATCTTATCACCAAATAGTGACCAGAACCATTGATCTATTTCAACTGTATCAAAATGTTTCGAATATTCTTCAA
Protein-coding sequences here:
- a CDS encoding prohibitin family protein yields the protein MVFLIWFSLFILSIVIYFRSKKLIDNPFKKFSPIGIVVFGLLSLGQCFTVIPAGHVGVVDFFGVVSDNTLKSGINFVNPLAKVVKFSVKTQEIKEDMDVPSKEGLTVGLEISVLFHLNPDKASLVYKTIGENYAQIILIPNFRSVCRGVTASYEAKALYTSEREQLAQLIKAELSKSVSDRGITIESTPLRKVILPEGLSKAIEAKLQAEQESQRMQFILQKEEQEAQRKRIEAKGIADFQDIVTRGISEPLLRWKGIEATEKLAQSPNSKIVIIGAGKDGLPIILDTK
- a CDS encoding DUF72 domain-containing protein, with translation MKKFKYLHFGTCSWKYESWKGIIYTDKGKFNFLEEYSKHFDTVEIDQWFWSLFGDKIKLPARKDVIEYAQSTPEKFRFTIKIPNSITLTHHYNRDKKAELISNKFFLSIELFNEFLNSISELLPKVGMLMFQFEYLNKQKMKSQIDFLAHLKKFFQSIDTKIPLAIELRNPNYLNEIYFEFLNEMKIFNVFLQGYYMPPIWEIYDKYGQYIQDKVVIRLHGPNREDIEEKSGGNWNKIIYPKDEELRHIVEILQDLEKRKIDTYINVNNHYEGSAPLTITKIKSMLDA